The Mobula birostris isolate sMobBir1 chromosome 1, sMobBir1.hap1, whole genome shotgun sequence genome contains a region encoding:
- the snapc1b gene encoding snRNA-activating protein complex subunit 1b, whose protein sequence is MSLTAGLKTDYERLLLHFQQTGSVRYEEFSAIWRDMKFSTIFYGKMGKIDRRTFAREALALASRYFFPPYSFQIRLGGLYLLYGLYNTQLCQPKEKIRIALKNWDEVVSCQEEMVNAEHFDAVYILKKLLNDKAFHFTAMPTLLTYNRKRKKLPNDDVNENLREKSNLVSELISAEALEELTNVHEHYQAMKHTISANKTQLDKALSLIRGNFVSDLKNIAVEFQQWQENKNLNLTDQPGIPVPEDDEPETHKGSRRAQTLAEIKSKSYNSVVKVSRSRRHRQVKTESDQTTGEKPPKVRNSSVKNRANEKESPQSKRRR, encoded by the exons ATGTCATTAACAGCTGGTTTGAAAACTGATTATGAGAGGTTGCTTCTGCACTTTCAGCAAACTGGAAGTGTGCGCTATGAGGAGTTCTCTGCCATCTGGCGAGACATGAAGTTCTCTACTATCTTTTA tggaaaaatgggcaaaattgACAGGAGGACTTTTGCAAGGGAAGCGCTAGCTCTGGCAAGTCGATACTTTTTCCCTCCTTACAGCTTTCAGATCCGGTTAGGAGGCTTGTACCTTCTTTATGGACTATACAATACACAGCTCTGTCAACCTAAGGAAAAG ATAAGGATAGCATTGAAGAATTGGGATGAGGTGGTCAGTTGTCAAGAAGAAATGGTGAATGCAGAACATTTTGATGCTGTGTATATTCTGAAAAAACTTCTAAATGACAAAGCCTTCCATTTCACAGCAATGCCAACATTG cTAACTTACAATAGAAAGAGGAAGAAATTGCCCAATGATGACGTTAATGAGAACTTACGGGAAAAGTCTAATTTGGTGTCTGAGCTGATTAGTGCTGAAGCTTTAGAG GAACTAACAAATGTCCATGAACATTATCAAGCTATGAAACATACGATCTCTGCAAACAAAACACAGCTGGACAAAGCACTAAGCTTAATTCGAGGGAACTTCGTGTCAGATCTGAAGAACATTGCAGTGGAATTCCAACAGTGGCAAGAGAACAAG AACTTAAACTTAACTGACCAGCCAGGAATCCCTGTTCCTGAAGATGATGAGCCTGAAACACACAAG GGTTCCAGGCGTGCAcagaccctagcagagataaagTCAAAATCATATAATTCCGTAGTCAAG GTCTCAAGATCTAGGCGGCACCGGCAAGTAAAAACTGAGTCTGATCAGACAACTGGAGAGAAACCTCCAAAAGTGAGAAATTCATCAGTGAAAAATCGAGCCAACGAGAAAG